The following proteins come from a genomic window of Amaranthus tricolor cultivar Red isolate AtriRed21 chromosome 14, ASM2621246v1, whole genome shotgun sequence:
- the LOC130800264 gene encoding putative uridine kinase C227.14: MAVSSFPTTLRTHTLFPSSPDIYKGVGIYSWHQASVYEALTGKRTLSLLHVVKSNLQNKGTLKVSCNRKDEAAILEVRSMDEIYESLAHRLLPTAAVTSNPNLKYIVGLAGPPGAGKSTVASEVVKRINKKWPQKAPSMDELVGSPDVAIVLPMDGFHLYRNQLDAMEDPEEAHARRGAPWTFDPERLLNCLQTLRTRGSVCAPSFDHGVGDPIEDDIFVSVQHKIVIVEGNYLLLDEGVWSDISNMFDEKWFIDVDLDTSMQRVLKRHISTRKPPDVAKWRIEYNDRPNAEMIMNSKKNADLIIKSIEIS; this comes from the exons ATGGCAGTCTCATCTTTTCCGACCACCTTAAGAACTCACACCCTCTTTCCTTCTTCGCCAG ATATTTATAAGGGAGTAGGGATTTATTCATGGCATCAAGCTTCCGTGTATGAAGCATTGACGGGTAAAAGAACGCTTTCCTTGCTTCATGTTGTCAAGTCTAACTTACAAAATAAAGGGACTTTAAAG GTATCATGTAACCGCAAGGATGAAGCTGCTATATTGGAAGTGAG GTCTATGGATGAGATTTATGAATCTCTGGCGCACCGTCTTCTTCCTACTGCTGCTGTGACATCAAATCCTAACTTAAA ATATATTGTTGGCTTGGCTGGTCCACCTGGTGCCGGGAAAAGTACAGTGGCCAGCGAAGTGGTCAAACGCATAAACAAGAAGTGGCCCCAAAAAGCACCCAGTATGGACGAACTAGTAGGATCACCCGATGTTGCTATTGTTCTTCCCATGGATGGATTCCATCTTTATCGTAATCAGCTAGATGCAATGGAG GACCCAGAAGAGGCTCATGCAAGAAGGGGAG CTCCATGGACATTTGACCCGGAAAGATTACTTAATTGTCTCCAAACTTTGAGGACTCGG GGATCGGTTTGTGCACCATCCTTTGACCATGGTGTAGGGGATCCTATCGAAGATGACATATTTGTCTCCGTTCA GCACAAAATTGTGATTGTAGAAGGAAATTACTTGCTCCTTGATGAAGGGGTTTGGAGCGATATATCTAACATGTTTGACGAAAAATG GTTCATTGATGTTGATCTCGATACATCTATGCAACGGGTTCTGAAGCGGCATATCTCAA CAAGGAAGCCACCAGATGTAGCGAAATGGCGG ATCGAGTACAACGATCGACCCAACGCAGAAATGATTATGAACTCAAAGAAGAATGCAGATTTGATCATCAAGTCGATTGAAATCTCATAA
- the LOC130800263 gene encoding photosystem II reaction center W protein, chloroplastic-like — protein MASITANSSASLVVRASLVHNPKVSLSSSPIIGLPSISKKGKVRCSMESKASKQEITTKKGIMGGSLVAAAAAATMSSPAMALVDERMSTEGTGLPFGLSNNLLGWILLGVFGLIWALYFVYVSGLEEDEESGLSL, from the exons ATGGCTTCCATTACTGCCAACTCTTCAGCCTCATTGGTTGTTCGTGCTAGTCTTGTTCACAACCCAAAGGTTTCACTTTCATCTTCACCTATTATTG GGTTGCCATCCATATCAAAAAAGGGTAAGGTAAGATGTTCAATGGAGAGCAAAGCATCAAAGCAAGAGATCACCACAAAGAAAGGAATAATGGGTGGCTCATTGGTAGCTGCCGCAGCGGCCGCCACCATGTCTAGCCCAGCAATGGCTCTTGTTGATGAGAGAATGAGCACAGAAGGAACTGGTCTTCCCTTTGGATTGAGCAACAATCTTCTTGGTTGGATCCTTTTGGGTGTTTTTGGTCTTATTTGGGCTCTTTACTTTGTCTATGTTTCCGGTCTTGAGGAGGATGAAGAGTCTGGATTGTCACTCTAA
- the LOC130800262 gene encoding phospholipase A1-Igamma2, chloroplastic-like — MAFSLSKVQLLPFTKNHKNSFLSQNSFLKDISMQKYLTERSQVRILKNKPTSIQVLSRENDALTSNTIEPWRENGIEKEGIEKELVDHWREILGENDWVGLLDPMDKLLRAELIRYGEMAQACYDGFDFDPFSKYCGSCKYPREMFFKGLEMEGHGYEVTRYLYATSNINLPNFFRNSRWPKVWSKNANWIGYVAISNDETSKKLGRRDIIISWRGTVTRLEWIHDLMDFLRSVSDEQIPCPDRNVKAEAGFLDLYTDKDKNCRYCKFSAREQILSEVKRLCELYHNEEISVTVTGHSLGSALAILSAYDIAETGLNIGPNNQARPICVFSFSGPRVGNERFKERLDELGVKVLRLVNVHDMVPKAPGLVFNEHSPMEWMKIAKGLPWSYYHVGVELALDHKNSPFLKDTNDPTCSHNLEALLHLLDGYHGKGKRFHLTIGRDIALVNKACDFLKDHYQIPPFWRQDANRGMVRSKDGRWIQAERAILDDHPDCINHHLTQLGLNHNH, encoded by the exons ATGGCTTTTTCTCTCTCAAAAGTTCAACTTCTTCCCTTcactaaaaatcataaaaattcatttttgtCTCAAAATTCTTTTCTTAAGGATATTTCTATGCAAAAATATCTGACAGAAAGGTCACAAGTTCGAATTCTAAAAAATAAGCCAACTTCAATACAAGTTTTATCAAGAGAAAATGATGCATTGACTTCTAATACTATTGAGCCTTGGAGAGAAAATGGAATCGAGAAGGAAGGTATTGAGAAAGAGTTAGTGGATCATTGGAGGGAGATTCTTGGAGAGAATGATTGGGTTGGGCTACTTGACCCGATGGATAAACTTCTTCGGGCCGAGTTGATCCGATATGGGGAAATGGCCCAAGCTTGTTATGATGGGTTTGACTTTGATCCTTTTTCAAAGTATTGTGGGAGTTGTAAATACCCCAGGGAAATGTTCTTTAAGGGCTTAGAAATGGAGGGTCATGGCTATGAAGTGACTCGTTATTTGTATGCCACGTCCAATATTAACTTGCCCAACTTTTTTAGGAACTCCAGGTGGCCTAAGGTTTGGTCAAAAAATGCTAATTGGATTGGTTATGTGGCTATATCTAATGATGAGACGTCCAAAAAATTGGGCCGTAGGGACATCATTATTTCATGGAGGGGAACCGTGACCCGACTTGAATGGATCCATGATCTAATGGACTTCCTAAGGTCCGTCTCGGACGAGCAGATCCCATGTCCGGACCGAAATGTTAAAGCTGAAGCCGGGTTTTTAGATCTTTATACCGATAAGGATAAGAATTGTCGGTATTGCAAGTTCTCAGCTCGAGAGCAAATTCTATCAGAGGTCAAACGTCTTTGTGAATTGTACCACAATGAGGAAATTAGTGTAACTGTAACGGGCCATAGCTTGGGTAGTGCCCTAGCAATATTAAGTGCTTACGATATAGCTGAGACAGGCCTTAACATAGGCCCGAACAACCAAGCCAGACCTATATGTGTGTTCTCATTCTCAGGCCCACGAGTTGGGAATGAAAGGTTTAAGGAGAGGTTAGACGAGTTAGGGGTGAAAGTTCTGCGATTAGTAAATGTGCACGATATGGTGCCTAAGGCACCAGGGTTAGTGTTTAATGAACACTCCCCAATGGAGTGGATGAAAATAGCCAAAGGATTACCTTGGAGTTATTATCATGTAGGGGTGGAGCTTGCTTTGGATCACAAAAATTCCCCATTTCTTAAAGACACCAATGACCCAACTTGTTCACACAATTTGGAGGCTCTTTTGCATCTTCTTGATGG GTATCATGGAAAAGGGAAAAGGTTTCACTTAACAATTGGAAGAGACATAGCATTAGTGAATAAAGCATGTGATTTCTTGAAGGATCATTATCAAATCCCTCCTTTTTGGAGACAAGATGCTAATAGAGGAATGGTGAGGAGTAAGGATGGCCGTTGGATCCAAGCGGAGCGAGCAATTCTTGATGATCATCCTGATTGTATTAATCATCATCTTACACAATTGGGACTTAACCATAATCACTAA